Proteins encoded by one window of Streptacidiphilus sp. PB12-B1b:
- a CDS encoding CcdC protein domain-containing protein → MSSAANVVLIIAVVGYVVARQFKARQFSGNARRMLILPAVLAFLALDNHDLLDRHHQTTSAALLVIGVVVEVGMGCVWGFTTRVWRDENGTIWAKGTKATAFAWLGMVLIRVGLIALGSALGVASGEGAIMLSLAALLLVRSAVVTWRAREIAPAYRVPVAG, encoded by the coding sequence ATGTCCAGCGCAGCGAACGTCGTACTGATCATCGCGGTCGTCGGCTACGTCGTCGCACGCCAGTTCAAGGCCCGCCAGTTCAGCGGAAACGCCCGGCGGATGCTGATCCTCCCGGCGGTCCTCGCCTTCCTCGCCCTGGACAACCACGACCTGTTGGACCGGCACCACCAGACCACCTCCGCCGCGCTGCTGGTGATCGGCGTGGTGGTCGAGGTCGGCATGGGCTGCGTCTGGGGCTTCACCACCCGGGTCTGGCGGGACGAGAACGGTACGATCTGGGCCAAGGGCACCAAGGCCACCGCCTTCGCCTGGCTCGGCATGGTGCTGATCCGGGTCGGGCTGATCGCCCTCGGCAGCGCCCTGGGCGTGGCCTCGGGCGAGGGCGCGATCATGCTCTCGCTGGCGGCGCTGCTCCTGGTGCGCTCCGCCGTGGTGACCTGGCGGGCACGCGAGATCGCCCCGGCGTACCGTGTGCCTGTCGCGGGCTGA
- a CDS encoding RNA polymerase sigma factor has protein sequence MSASTSRSLPPEIAESTALMALIERGKAQGQIAGDDVRHAFEVDQIPVTKWKNVMRSLNQVLDEEGVTLMVSAAESSAPKRPRKSVAAKTTATKATATRAVSSRTSPVAAPATTTTRPAAPRAAVPATAAPVAVTSLSPVDDDAAVAQLDAADAAPAKKAVAKKTVAKKAAPAKKTAAKKTAAGKAGKSDDELGGEDEVVEETAVKADVEPVEGEEESQGFVLSDDDEDDAPAQQVAVAGATADPVKDYLKQIGKVPLLNAEQEVELAKRIEAGLFAEDKLAAADKLAPKLKRELEIIAEDGRRAKNHLLEANLRLVVSLAKRYTGRGMLFLDLIQEGNLGLIRAVEKFDYTKGYKFSTYATWWIRQAITRAMADQARTIRIPVHMVEVINKLARVQRQMLQDLGREPTPEELAKELDMTPEKVVEVQKYGREPISLHTPLGEDGDSEFGDLIEDSEAVVPADAVSFTLLQEQLHSVLDTLSEREAGVVSMRFGLTDGQPKTLDEIGKVYGVTRERIRQIESKTMSKLRHPSRSQVLRDYLD, from the coding sequence GTGTCGGCCAGCACATCCCGTTCGCTCCCCCCCGAAATCGCCGAGTCCACCGCGCTGATGGCACTCATCGAGCGGGGCAAGGCACAGGGGCAGATCGCCGGCGATGACGTGCGCCACGCCTTCGAGGTGGACCAGATCCCGGTCACCAAGTGGAAGAACGTCATGCGCAGCCTCAACCAGGTCCTCGACGAGGAGGGTGTGACGCTGATGGTGAGCGCGGCAGAGTCCTCTGCCCCCAAGCGCCCCCGCAAGAGCGTCGCGGCGAAGACGACCGCGACCAAGGCCACGGCTACCAGGGCCGTGTCCTCGCGCACGTCTCCGGTCGCGGCCCCGGCCACCACCACGACCCGGCCGGCGGCTCCGCGTGCCGCCGTCCCGGCAACCGCGGCCCCGGTCGCGGTGACCTCCCTGAGCCCGGTGGACGACGACGCCGCTGTGGCCCAGCTCGACGCCGCGGACGCCGCCCCGGCCAAGAAGGCCGTCGCCAAGAAGACCGTGGCGAAGAAGGCGGCCCCGGCCAAGAAGACCGCGGCGAAGAAGACCGCGGCGGGCAAGGCCGGCAAGTCCGACGACGAGCTGGGCGGCGAGGACGAGGTGGTCGAGGAGACCGCCGTCAAGGCCGACGTCGAGCCGGTCGAGGGCGAGGAGGAGTCGCAGGGCTTCGTCCTGTCCGACGACGACGAGGACGACGCCCCGGCGCAGCAGGTCGCCGTGGCCGGCGCCACCGCCGACCCGGTGAAGGACTACCTGAAGCAGATCGGCAAGGTCCCACTGCTCAACGCCGAGCAGGAGGTCGAGCTGGCCAAGCGGATCGAGGCCGGCCTCTTCGCCGAGGACAAGCTCGCCGCCGCCGACAAGCTGGCCCCCAAGCTCAAGCGCGAGCTGGAGATCATCGCCGAGGACGGCCGCCGCGCCAAGAACCACCTGCTGGAGGCCAACCTCCGACTGGTCGTCTCGCTGGCCAAGCGCTACACCGGCCGCGGCATGCTCTTCCTGGACCTGATCCAGGAGGGCAACCTGGGCCTGATCCGCGCGGTGGAGAAGTTCGACTACACCAAGGGCTACAAGTTCTCCACGTACGCCACCTGGTGGATCCGCCAGGCCATCACCCGCGCCATGGCGGACCAGGCCCGCACCATCCGCATCCCGGTGCACATGGTCGAGGTCATCAACAAGCTCGCCCGCGTGCAGCGGCAGATGCTCCAGGACCTGGGCCGCGAGCCCACCCCGGAGGAGCTGGCCAAGGAACTCGACATGACCCCGGAGAAGGTCGTCGAGGTCCAGAAGTACGGCCGTGAGCCGATCTCGCTGCACACCCCGCTCGGCGAGGACGGCGACAGCGAGTTCGGCGACCTGATCGAGGACTCCGAGGCGGTCGTCCCGGCCGACGCGGTCAGCTTCACCCTGCTCCAGGAGCAGCTGCACTCGGTCCTGGACACGCTCAGCGAGCGCGAGGCCGGCGTCGTGTCGATGCGCTTCGGCCTGACGGACGGTCAGCCGAAGACGCTGGACGAGATCGGCAAGGTGTACGGGGTGACCCGCGAGCGCATCCGCCAGATCGAGTCCAAGACCATGTCGAAGCTGCGCCACCCGTCGCGTTCCCAGGTGCTGCGCGACTACCTGGACTGA
- a CDS encoding trypsin-like serine protease, with amino-acid sequence MKCGTRSDRAAGRRVLLVLLAALPAALAVGPTPAHAIVGGGPVTTARYPWMVALASRSVYGDTRSGQFCGGTLVAPNKVVTAAHCLYDETTMQPADRPDLRVIVGRTDLTSDDGAEVPVSRVWIDPDYSMRSNMWDVAVLTLAEPQPGREVLPMVAQGQQGAYRAGTAGTVYGWGDLEGDGQYALDLHAVQVPVIADATCARDYPGGSDGAFRSSAMVCAGEQSAGGRDACQGDSGGPLVVAGRLVGLVSWGTGCAEAGHPGVYTRLAAMASAVRAQL; translated from the coding sequence ATGAAGTGCGGGACGAGGTCCGATCGAGCGGCGGGGCGCAGGGTCCTGCTGGTCCTCCTCGCGGCGCTGCCCGCGGCCCTGGCGGTGGGGCCGACCCCGGCCCATGCCATCGTCGGCGGCGGCCCGGTGACCACTGCGCGCTACCCGTGGATGGTGGCCCTGGCCAGCCGCTCGGTGTACGGGGACACCCGCTCCGGGCAGTTCTGCGGCGGCACCCTGGTGGCGCCGAACAAGGTGGTCACCGCCGCCCACTGCCTGTACGACGAGACCACCATGCAGCCGGCCGACCGCCCCGACCTGCGGGTGATCGTCGGACGCACCGACCTGACCTCGGACGACGGCGCCGAGGTGCCGGTCTCCCGGGTGTGGATCGACCCGGACTACTCGATGCGCAGCAACATGTGGGACGTGGCCGTCCTGACGCTGGCCGAGCCGCAGCCCGGCCGGGAGGTGCTGCCGATGGTCGCCCAGGGGCAGCAGGGCGCGTACCGGGCCGGGACGGCCGGCACCGTCTACGGCTGGGGCGATCTGGAGGGCGACGGCCAGTACGCGCTGGACCTGCACGCGGTGCAGGTGCCGGTGATCGCCGACGCCACGTGTGCGCGCGACTACCCGGGGGGATCGGACGGCGCCTTCCGGAGCAGCGCCATGGTGTGCGCCGGGGAGCAGAGCGCCGGCGGCCGGGACGCCTGCCAGGGCGACAGCGGCGGGCCGCTGGTGGTCGCCGGGCGGCTGGTCGGCCTGGTCTCGTGGGGGACGGGCTGCGCGGAGGCCGGACACCCGGGCGTCTACACCCGGCTCGCGGCGATGGCCAGCGCGGTCCGCGCCCAGCTGTGA
- a CDS encoding type IIA DNA topoisomerase subunit B, with translation MTAETTVQTSSALRGSGGSSNDGSNYTARHLLVLEGLEAVRKRPGMYIGSTDSRGLMHCLWEIIDNAVDEALAGYCDHIDVLLHADNSVEVRDNGRGIPVDVEPKTGLSGVEVVMTKLHAGGKFGGGSYAASGGLHGVGASVVNALSARLDVEVDRSGHTHAISFRRGAPGSFAGEGPESGFTPASGGSGGLAKVRKATRGRTGTRIRYWADRQIFLRDARLSLENLHARARQTAFLVPGLTIVVRDERGIDGAAADEQTFRFDGGIAEFCDYLAPDKAVCDTLRLSGTGSFKETVPVLDELGHMTPTEVTRELGVDIALRWGTGYDTTLRSFVNIIATPKGGTHVSGFERSLTKTLGEALRTAKLLRVAEDDITKDDATEGLTAVVTVRLAEPQFEGQTKEVLGTSAATRIVSAVVARELKAFLTSTKRDDKAQARAVMDKVVAAARTRVAARQHKEAQRRKTALETSSLPAKLADCRSDDVDRSELFIVEGDSALGTAKVARNSEFQALLPIRGKILNVQKASVSDMLKNAECAAIIQVIGAGSGRTFDIDQARYGRIVLLADADVDGAHIRILLLTLFQRYMRPMVEAGRVFSAVPPLHRIELTNPRKGQEKYLYTYSDSELRNTLLELQRKGQRWKEPVQRYKGLGEMDADQLAETTLDPRHRTLRRINMGDLEAAERVFDLLMGNDVAPRKEFIVDSAALLDRSRIDA, from the coding sequence GTGACCGCCGAAACGACCGTGCAGACCAGCAGCGCCCTGCGGGGCAGCGGCGGTTCCAGCAACGACGGCTCCAACTACACCGCGCGGCACCTCCTCGTCCTCGAGGGCTTGGAGGCGGTCCGCAAACGCCCCGGCATGTACATCGGCTCCACCGACAGCCGGGGCCTGATGCACTGCCTGTGGGAGATCATCGACAACGCGGTGGACGAGGCCCTGGCCGGCTACTGCGACCACATCGACGTCCTGCTGCACGCCGACAACTCGGTCGAGGTGCGCGACAACGGCCGCGGCATCCCGGTCGACGTCGAGCCCAAGACCGGACTGTCCGGCGTCGAGGTGGTGATGACCAAGCTGCACGCCGGCGGCAAGTTCGGCGGCGGCTCCTACGCGGCCTCCGGCGGCCTGCACGGCGTCGGCGCCTCCGTGGTCAACGCCCTCTCCGCCCGCCTGGACGTCGAGGTGGACCGCAGCGGCCACACCCACGCCATCAGCTTCCGCCGCGGCGCCCCCGGCAGCTTCGCCGGCGAGGGCCCGGAGAGCGGCTTCACCCCGGCCTCCGGCGGCAGCGGCGGCCTGGCCAAGGTCCGCAAGGCCACGCGCGGCCGCACCGGTACCCGCATCCGCTACTGGGCGGACCGGCAGATCTTCCTGAGGGACGCCCGGCTCTCGCTGGAGAACCTGCACGCGCGGGCCCGGCAGACGGCGTTCCTGGTGCCGGGGCTGACCATCGTGGTCCGTGACGAGCGCGGCATCGACGGCGCCGCCGCCGACGAGCAGACCTTCCGCTTCGACGGCGGCATCGCCGAGTTCTGCGACTACCTCGCGCCCGACAAGGCCGTCTGCGACACCCTGCGGCTGTCGGGCACCGGCAGCTTCAAGGAGACCGTGCCGGTCCTGGACGAGCTCGGCCACATGACCCCGACCGAGGTCACCCGGGAACTGGGCGTGGACATCGCGCTGCGCTGGGGCACCGGCTACGACACCACCCTGCGCTCCTTCGTCAACATCATCGCCACCCCCAAGGGCGGCACCCACGTCTCCGGCTTCGAGCGCTCGCTGACCAAGACCCTCGGCGAGGCGCTGCGCACCGCCAAACTGCTGCGCGTCGCCGAGGACGACATCACCAAGGACGACGCCACCGAGGGCCTGACCGCCGTGGTCACCGTCCGCCTGGCCGAGCCGCAGTTCGAAGGCCAGACCAAGGAGGTCCTGGGCACCTCCGCCGCCACCAGGATCGTCTCGGCCGTCGTCGCCCGCGAGCTCAAGGCCTTCCTCACCTCGACCAAGCGCGACGACAAGGCCCAGGCCCGCGCGGTCATGGACAAGGTCGTCGCCGCCGCCCGCACCCGGGTCGCCGCCCGCCAGCACAAGGAGGCCCAGCGCCGCAAGACCGCGCTGGAGACCAGCTCGCTGCCGGCCAAGCTCGCCGACTGCCGCAGCGACGACGTCGACCGCAGCGAACTGTTCATCGTCGAGGGCGACTCGGCCCTGGGCACCGCCAAAGTCGCCCGCAACTCCGAGTTCCAGGCGCTGCTGCCGATCCGCGGCAAGATCCTCAACGTCCAGAAGGCCTCCGTCTCGGACATGCTGAAGAACGCCGAGTGCGCCGCGATCATCCAGGTCATAGGAGCCGGCTCGGGCCGCACCTTCGACATCGACCAGGCCCGCTACGGCCGCATCGTGCTGCTGGCCGACGCCGACGTCGACGGCGCGCACATCCGGATCCTGCTGCTCACCCTGTTCCAGCGCTACATGCGGCCCATGGTCGAGGCCGGTCGGGTGTTCTCGGCCGTGCCGCCACTGCACCGGATCGAGCTCACCAACCCCCGCAAGGGCCAGGAGAAGTACCTCTACACCTACTCGGACAGCGAACTGCGCAACACGCTGCTGGAACTCCAGCGCAAGGGCCAGCGCTGGAAGGAGCCGGTGCAGCGCTACAAGGGCCTGGGCGAGATGGACGCCGACCAGCTCGCGGAGACCACCCTGGACCCCCGGCACCGCACCCTGCGCCGGATCAACATGGGCGACCTGGAGGCTGCCGAGCGCGTCTTCGACCTGCTGATGGGCAACGACGTGGCACCCCGCAAGGAGTTCATCGTCGACTCCGCCGCCCTGCTGGACCGCTCCCGCATCGACGCCTAG